aaatgcatgatttggaggagctcatgttggactggggtgaccaaacttaaaaatcacacaacaccaggttatagtccaacaggtttatttggaggcactagctttcaaagcgctgctccttcatcaaccatctgatgaagaaacagcgcttcgaaagccactgattccaaataaatctgttggactacaacctggtgttgtgcgattttttaaTTATATAAATGCTTTTTAACTATATAAATGATATATCATAACTATATAAACTTTATTTTACTTGTCTTTCCCAACACAAAAATCAAGTTTGTAAACTGCATGTCCCAGTGATGTTGGCCAGGAAGCAGGGACTCTGCAGCAACGTTGAGTTGaggctgcaaaaaaaaattgcaaaatcatcGAAGACTGCAGCACAAATGATTCTGCAAATTCATTTGCTGTTTGCCAGGTCTTGTTGGGTTTAACTTGAGAGCAGTGTTTGCTTAAATTTGTCTTCACTGCAAATGTGATCCAAGGCATTTCAGGCTGTCCCACTATGTGACCTGTTGCAGCCTGCATCCAGATTGAAATTATGAGTATTACTTCATAGGCTGGAGCTATGAATGTGCTCACCACTAGGTGGTGCAATTGTTGAAGAAATGCATCAATCCGCAAGAGGACAGTTCCTAACTCCTAGGCACCTGAAGGTGGACAACCAGGCAGGTTCTGCAGAGGGGATTTCCTAACCCTGCTGCTTGGTCATGCCGTTGTCACCTCAAGACATGTCTATCCCACTGCACTCACATCTGGGTCCACTTAAGTCAACTTAACGTCATCCAAATCTACAATGCCCCTGTTCAAACTTGCACCAATTCCCATTCCCCTATCATCCCTGAGTTCACTGACATACACAAACTCCTGGTCAAGCAACAATTTGGTTTTGCAACATTCACCCTTACTTTcatctccctatcactgtaatccAGAAGGAAACTGCAGTAAAATTGGTGACTGAGACACACATGTCCAACGTGACTTGTATACTTCCAGTTGGAGAACAAGTTTGACCAATGCATTAATTTTGAAGTCGGAACAtttggaacaggaataggccattcagcccttcgagcctgttctaccgttcaatgagatcacagctgatctacgGCCTAACTCCATTGACCTGCCTTTGTcccatatcctttaatacctTTGTGCAACTAAAATTTATCTATCGCAGAGTCAAAATTAACAACTCAACAAGCATCCCCATGTCTGGAACAGAGTTCCAAATATCTCCCACTccttgtgtgtggaagtgcttcctaacagcTCTCTTAAACAGCCTGGCCCTGATTCTTAGATGATGTCCCCAAGTTCTAGAGTCTTCAAACTGTGGAAATAGTTCATCTTTCTTCACCCTGCCTTGTCCTATTAATATCACAAAGACTTTGATTGGATTCACCTTGTAACCTTCTAAATTTGAGAGAAAACTGGCCTAAATTgtttaacctctcctcataacttaatagAAAATGTTAAAGGTTATTTAGTGCTTCCTCCCTTTGGACTTCAGGATCTTGGTGTCCCACAGATTCTGGCCTCTTGAGTgttctgattttaattgctccaaaGCAGGCAGGGAAGTCTTCAGCTACATGGGCTCAAGGCTCTGGAGttcccagatctctctgaaaCTCTACATTTCTTTCTTCATTGAAAACGTGCTTTTAAATCAAACTCTTTGACTGACCATATTTTTAGGATTCTTCCTTCATATCTCTGTGTGTGGTGACATATCCAATTTCGTTGTCTAATGCTGGAGGACATTAAAACTGCCATGAGTCGAGACTTCAGCTTGACCCTGCTTACTTTATCTTCAATCTTGAACATCTCCCCACCCTCGGACATGTGAGAACAATACCATGGAAGGTCTCACTATCCTGGAACACGTAACAGGCTCACATGCTCCTACTCTTGTTCAGCAGGACAACGCAAAGAGACACTTATAACAAATTGACCTTCCCCACACCATGCATGACCTCTGGCCTTAGTATGCTCCCTCGATATGTTGCTGCACTGAGAATGACAGGAAAGTAGGAAcaagatgaggccattcagcccctcaagcctgtttggCAGCCTTACCATGAGATTGTAATTGACCTGTATCTTAAGGTCCATTCACTAGACTTGCCTCTGTATTCCTTTACACTCTTGCTGAGCCAAACATTGATTGTTGTCAGATATAAGATTACTTGAGGAGTCACCTCTGTTTTTTATGTAAGAGGCAGTTCCTCACTTGTGCCACCTTGTGCAAAAGTGTGTTTTCTAACTTATCTCCAAGAGATATCATAACCCAAATTTCAGGTCATGCCCCCTTGTCTTTTAAATGCCCATAGAGAGAAGTTCTTTTAATCTTACTGACAAGAGCGACGCGTTGCTGAAGTGCTTTGGTTTCACTTCCATCAGGACgaatgcaagaatgccaagttTCAAAAGGCCTACAACAATTTATACCGCAAGAGGGGAAGGCACTGATTGGTTGATAACTGATTATTTgagatgttgccatggagaagGTGACAGGGTTCGATTTCCCAAGCTCCCTTGTAATTCCAAACAAAAAGGATCATTAACATATATGGGCCAGGAACATGCAGATGAGATTagttaatttgggattatgttcggcatggactggttgggtcaaagggtctgtttctgtgctatatgactctatattcCTTTTGGTTTTGGTgaatctgtgtgtgaatgtgaatgCAGCAAACATTAATGAGCCACATTATGGGCTCGGCTGGTACAGTTTGTTGGTACAGTTTGATTAATatgagaccataagatgtagcaacagaagtaggcaatttggcccattgggATCAGTCTgcccttcaatcagatcatggctaatctgataataatcaactccaccttcctgcctttgtttcataacccttgattcacttactaattaaaaatataTCTAGTTCAGACTTGAATATGCAACCTAGCCTCAACAGGCCTCTGCAGTATAGAATTCTATAGAGGGAGGAAAAATTCcttctcacctctgtcttaaatgagcaaCCACTTATTCTAAGATtatccctctggtcctagactgtcccactGTTACTTGTTACAGGATAGGGGaaataatctctcctcatctcccttcccaAGCCCCATTAGAATCTTAAATGTTTTAATAAGAAGGTCATcttccattcttctaaactccaatgaaaacaggCATAACTTAGTCAACTTCTTCTTGGGAAAAATCCCTTCAATCAGTCAGAtggaccttctctggactgcctccaatgacaGTATTTCTTCCCCTTGGTCACGTGACCAAAACTGTCCAGAGTGTCGAAAGGACTGCAGGttctagaaatcagaaacaaaaacagaacttgctggaaaagctcagcagatccggcatcatctgtgcagagaagtaagagttaacattttggatctgatgacccttcctctgaactgatggtagtaagaaaatgttgatttatatGCATATGTGTGTTATAATAGTTTTAAACTGttctagggtggcatggtggctcagtggttagcactgctgcctcacagcaccagcgacccaggtttgattccagcctcaggcgactgtctgtttggagtttgcacattctccccgtgtctgcatgtgtttcctccaggtgctccggtttcctcccacaatccaaagatggcgggcagggtgaattggccatgctaaattgcccatagtgttaggtgcattaatcaggggtaaatatagggtagggtagggtaggggaatgggtctgggtgggttacactccggagggtcagtgtgggcatgttgggcctgtttccacactgtagggaatctaacctagtTGTGGTGTGTCTGGTGCCTGAGTAAGATTTCCTTGTTTTCATACTTCATTCCCATATTATGGAAAACGTTTCTTTATCAATTtcttacaaaaatgatttggaatgATACACCCAAAAACACCCAAAAACCTCACAAAGGCCAATTGTCAGGCTCTCTCTGCCCCACTAGATGCCAATCATCGCTCCTCACCCTGTGATATATTTACCTGTTGCTAGATGATAGGAGATATTTGCAAATTGGCATTGGTACTGGTTTGGCAGGGAGCCCATTTGAAACAGTGTGCCAGGATACGTGTTCTCGATAATTTGAACCTTTGAATCCACTTCCCCAAAGCAGAGGTCTTCCGCCGTGATATTGGCACAGGGGGGTGGGCTTTTATTCACCACAATAACAATCACTTGGGCCTTACACTCCTTCTCCCGACGGGGTTCAGGAGCAGCAAAGATATGCAGTGTGATCTTATACAGTTCCGGTCCGCCCATATTACCTGCAACAGAGATAGGAAGAGAAAGGTGAGATGGCTGCTGAAGAAACTTTCACTCTGATTCCAAACTTACAGGGGGGCCATTTTAACTCTAACTGCCCTTCAGAGGCTACCAGCCACGGTCTACAGTGCATGAGGTATGCAATAAAATCTGGCTAACTTCACAAGTTACTTTATAGTCGGTTTTTTAAAGAAGCAATAGTTTAAACACACTGAATAGAAATAACAGGCAACTAGTTAAACCATTTCCCAGTCCCTGTAGGATGAACACAGGGGCTGTGTTCCTTTGGTTGTCAGTCACATTGAGTGAAAACTCTTCCCCCAAGTCTTCTTCCATCCCTGTCTAGCACCTGCTAATTTCCAGGGACTTTTTTAGAAATTTTGTTCACCGAATGGGGTCACACTGTCTAGGGCAGCATGTATCCTCCAGCCTCAGTTGCGTAgataaaaatcaaccacattgttgcagGTGTGAAGTcccgtgtaggccagaccgggtaaactCCTTTTGCGTTAGCAGTGCTTCGCCATTGCCTGGTGACATGGTGATGATACCAGTGATCCGGTCATTCATACCCCAGCTCAATGttctggggtgggaggggaatgggttccaggcccaccatagcagatggtcaGGCTTGACTGAAGGCTGCACTTGCTGACACCAGTGCATGCACCACTTACAATCGCGCATGCAATTACAGAGGGTCCTGGGGGATGAATCCCAGGGGAGGGAGAGATTGGAACCCAGGAAGAAACTGGAAGGGAGGGTAGTAAGAGAATctggaaggaggaggagaggccCACCCAGCTCCTGGGCCCTCCTTGTTgccatctctgggctccctcttCTCCCACCACCTCACTCTGGAGGGATTTGTCCCTTCCCCATCATCCCCTTTCCCCACCACTGAACCCTATTTCAAAACATGCATGCTTCCAAGCTGCATTGGAACATGTTATCTCAGAGAAGTGCTTTGTGATGACTGATTGCATTTGGAATCCTGCAGGCATGTGCATTCCTGAATGAGTGCATGTTTATGGTTGGCCGCAGTCAACAAACACTGACGTGAATTCAAAACAAAACTCTTTTAATGGTGACCTGTAGCCActgccaattgttgtaaaaacccatctggttcactaaatgtccttcagtgaaggaaatctatcatcttttctcagtctggcctacatgtgactccagacccactgcaattaTCTGAAATGGCCCAGAGAGCCAATCAGATCAGGCACagttaggaataggcaataaatgtcagcCTTACACGTGACcccaacatcccatgaaagaattaaatAATTGCTAGTCCTGTCAGCCATGCTCACGTCTCAAGAATGaattgtggcacggtggctcagtaattagtactgctgcctcatagccccAGTGagccaggttcaatcccaccctcaggcaaactttctgtgtggagtatgcacatttcCCCCATTCTGTGTGGGTTTGCCCTGGTTTCTTCCCAccttctaaagatgtgcaggttagggtggattggccatgggaaatggtgggggaggaatctggatgggttggccatgggaagtggttgggaaggaatctggatgggttgctctttggagggttggtgtggacttgatgagctgaatggtctacttccacaTTGTGGGAATTCTACTGATCATTTCTTTTTAAGAAAGTTACATGAATACTAATTTTATTCATGTTCTCCCATTCTTATGAAATCCGAGGGGAGGGAGAGGTTTAACAGGTTCATTGTTATATGATGATATCATCCATGACTATTGCATTTCATCGCAATTGAATGAGAATGGATATCCTCACCCAGCAGTTGGAGATCATTCTCCTCCAGTGTCTTGTTGAGGTAAAAGACACCAGATCGCTCATCGATTCGAAACCACTGGTGTCGAAATCCGTTCAGCAGATTGTTGCAGAACCCAAAGTAGGCTGTGCGGTTCCCTTCCTCGGGTAAAGCGTAGACCTGGAGCAGAGGAGTATCTGCTGGCTGTCCAATGTACACAGTCGTCTGGTAGGTCTTCCTGGGGAAGTATAGTCCGAGCACAACTGGCACAAATGGGGAAACGGAGAcacagagggaaagggagaggccGAATCGAGGGAAAGAAAATGTACAGAAATagagacaagatgataaaagacaaatgaaaaaaaagggacagggacagggacagaaaaATTGAAGAGACAAAGAAGCAagacatggacaggaaaggaaatCAAATATCAGTTTCACATTTTGAGTAAATGATAGAATTATTGACAGTCAATATCTCTGAAGTAGAAAGCATCCAAGACACTAAACCTTTGAAGCTTATTAATTCTGTCCTAAAGTTACCTATCAGCTGCCTGTTCTTCTAGTTCAATGACAGTATGTAACTGTCTTTCATTTACTCTAACAATAAATGAATATTATTGTCTGAATGCTCAGCACAAATTCCATAATAAACAGATTTTAACTGTGTACACGGCTCCAATCTAATAACAACACAAAGAATTTTGACTTTTAGGTAAATATTTGCACAATGACATTTAATGTCCATGTATTATTCAAAATATTTCTTCATATTAAACCGTGACATTGGAACACAAGCAAAGATGCTGAAAGGGCAATAGATAAAGTTACGGCTTTGTGTTCGAAGTTGTCCTTCACGCAGTGCAATCAACATAGAGAGTGGAAGGTAGCACAGATCCAAAGTCGATATACATTCAAATAACATTTGGATCCTTTGTCAAGGGACAAGGGGGATGTGAGACAGctgtcagtgttgagttgcaAGCCCACCACCCAGTCAGAGAGCTGTGGGTTCAAGACTTGGGACAAGACTTCATCCCCCTCAAATGGGGGTGGGCAAGGGCAGGAGCACGAGCTGTGTGGTCAGCATGCTCAGTGCTGGTACCATTCCACGCTGGCCATTTTCCCAGAAGTGACAGCAGAGAGAGCACCTGCAAATGGTGAGCGGCAAACTAAAGGCAGTTCATGGCCAACTGGCAATTTTCCATCATTTCAGAGACAAACTAGGCAGTGCACCCATCTGTAACCTTATTTCTCATGTTATCAGAGCAGACTGAATGTTCAGGGAGTAAGATGGAGACTTTATACATGATTGCATCCCATACCATGATATCTGAGATCTGTGCAAATGACAAAATGTGAAATATCTAGTCCAAGGAATGACTATTCACTCCAGAAGGACAATGCCATTATCTCCTCTCCTTATGGCGATACAGATGAGTGGTCAGGGTCCACAGCCTTATTTGTCTGGAGATGCCAGATCTCTGAAGCTAATCAGATTTAGACTTGGTTAATATTTGAATGGGAGTCCACCTGGGGGATACTAGATGCAATAGTCTTAAAAAAACACAACAGTGCAGTGATAGTGCCCTACCCTTAAACTAGCAGGCCCAGATTCAAGTTCCAGTACTCCAGAAATTCATGGGAATCATGAAACATCAGTAAGTTGCATTGACATAGAAACTTTAATGTCCCAAGGTATTTCATAATAGCAACTAGGACTttgttagctcaattggctggatgctGGCTTGTGATATAGATGAAcactaacagcatgggttcagtttCCACACTGGCTAAAGTGACCAggaaagactctccttctcaatctctcccctcacccaagGTGTGATTGGCCTCAGGTAAAGCCACCATCAGTCATTCCTtgcaaatgagagagcagccatTTTGTCTGATAGGACTGTGTCAACTCTCTAGTGGCCTTCAGGGAAATAAATCTGCCATTCGCATctagtctggcctatgtgtgactccagacctacagcagtgTGGTTCACTCTCAACCACCCTGTGAAATAGTTTACCAATCcagtcagttcaagggcagctagtgACAGGGCAGTAAACACCCACAACCCacgagtgaatttttaaaaaaggctgaATGAATCCACAGCACTGAAATGTAGTATGATCAATGTAGTATATTGATCCATATGTGACCAGTGTAGTATACTGGTCTATATGTGACCAATATAGTATATTGGTCTATATGTGACCAAGTCATATAGATCCATATGAAAAAGCACCGTAACATATTGGGTGTTTCATGTCATAACATTTCTTCCCTTGAAAAGCATCATATTGTCTGACATATCATTAGCAATAGCTTTAGATCCTTTAATATCACAAAAATTTAACAACAAACTGTTAATTCACACCATCACACATTAcaaagagggggtggggggtgggggggaaggctGAGGCGGTGAGCAGGTAGGGGTGAGAGACCTCCACAGCTTTAAGGTCTACACAActgaaagggagaaagtgagcactgcagatgttggagagttagagtcaaaacgtgtggtgctagaaaagcacagctggtcaggcagcatccgaggagcaggaaaatcgacatttcaagaataaactcagcatttctgatgaagggcttatgctcaaaacgttgactctcctactctttggacattcctgatgaagagtttacgCTTGAAATGTCGAtattctcctgctgcctgaccggctgtgcttttccagcaccacactttttgacaactGGAAGAAAGCATGACCACCAATGCTGCAGTAACTAAACCTGGGGGTGTGCAAGAGGCCAGCAGTGGAGAACTAGAGCAGCAGGGAGATCTCAGCGGGttgtggggatggaggagactgCAGAGATAGTGAGCAGATTGACAACAGGGAGGGATTCGGAAATCGAGAGCAAGAATTCTAAAATTGAGCCAGTATAAGGTACTGAGAATAAGGTACACAAGTAGCTTCTGCGGATTGTGAAAGACTTCGATCTAGTGTAGGTTCTTTTTATATCGCTGTTGCCagattttacaaaaataaaattagttttttttt
This genomic window from Hemiscyllium ocellatum isolate sHemOce1 chromosome 43, sHemOce1.pat.X.cur, whole genome shotgun sequence contains:
- the LOC132834966 gene encoding proto-oncogene tyrosine-protein kinase receptor Ret-like, whose amino-acid sequence is MIPLVGVSDTLKKWHNLIDSIRDSAEGKPEWSLSYITTTGCFSFVLLSLMYYVIDVRVWGSGEPFIFPVVLGLYFPRKTYQTTVYIGQPADTPLLQVYALPEEGNRTAYFGFCNNLLNGFRHQWFRIDERSGVFYLNKTLEENDLQLLGNMGGPELYKITLHIFAAPEPRREKE